One genomic segment of Vulpes vulpes isolate BD-2025 chromosome 2, VulVul3, whole genome shotgun sequence includes these proteins:
- the TRIM47 gene encoding E3 ubiquitin-protein ligase TRIM47 isoform X2 — MDGSGPFGCPICLEPLREPVTLPCGHNFCLACLGALWPHRGAGGTGGPGGAARCPLCQEPFPDGLQLRKNHTLSELLQLRQGSGSGSAPGPGPAPAPAPAPAPEPTPPSAPPSAPEPSAPCAPEPWPGGEEPVRCDACPEGAALPAALSCLSCLASFCPAHLGPHDRSPALRGHRLVPPLRRLEESLCPRHLRPLERYCRAERVCLCEACAAQEHRGHELVPLEQERALQEADQSKVLSAVEDRMDELGAGIALSRRTVALIKSAALAEREKVSRLFTEAAAILQGFQTEVLGFIEEGEATMLGRSQGDLRRQEEQRSRLSRARHNLSQVPEADSVSFLQELLALRLALEEGCGPGPGPPRELSFTKSSQAVRAVRDVLTAACASQWEQLRGLGGDEDELQKLGTEDAESQDPDSTNNVESEAPRDYFLKFAYIVDLDSDTADKYLQLFGTKGVKRVLCPINYPESPTRFTHCEQVLGEGALDRGTYYWEVEIIDGWVSVGVMAEDFSPQEPYDRGRLGRNAHSCCLQWNGRSFSVWFHGLEAPLPQPFSPTVGICLEYADRALAFYAVRDGKMNLLRRLKASRARRSSSLASSIDPFQSRLDGHFAGLFTRRLKPAFFLESVDAHLQIGPLKKSCISVLKRR, encoded by the exons ATGGACGGCAGCGGGCCCTTCGGCTGCCCCATCTGCCTGGAGCCGCTCCGGGAGCCGGTGACGCTGCCCTGCGGCCACAACTTCTGCCTGGCCTGCCTGGGCGCGCTCTGGCCGCACCGCGGCGCGGGTGGCACCGGCGGGCCCGGAGGCGCGGCCCGCTGCCCGCTGTGCCAGGAGCCCTTCCCCGACGGCCTGCAGCTCCGCAAGAACCACACGCTGTCCGAGCTGCTGCAGCTCCGCcagggctcgggctcgggctccgcgcccgggcccggcccggccccggccccggccccggccccggcccccgagCCCACGCCGCCCAGCGCGCCGCCCAGCGCCCCGGAGCCCTCGGCTCCCTGCGCGCCCGAGCCCTGGCCCGGCGGCGAAGAGCCCGTGCGCTGCGACGCGTGCCCCGAGGGCGCCGCCCTGCCCGCCGCGCTGTCCTGCCTGTCCTGCCTCGCCTCCTTCTGCCCCGCGCACCTGGGCCCGCACGACCGCAGCCCCGCGCTGCGCGGACACCGCCTGGTGCCGCCGCTGCGCCGGCTGGAGGAGAGCCTGTGCCCGCGCCACCTGCGGCCGCTCGAGCGCTACTGCCGCGCCGAGCGCGTGTGCCTGTGCGAGGCCTGCGCCGCCCAGGAGCACCGGGGCCACGAACTCGTGCCGCTGGAGCAGGAGCGCGCGCTCCAGGAG GCGGACCAATCCAAAGTCCTGAGTGCCGTGGAGGATCGCATGGATGAGCTGGGCGCTGGCATTGCACTGTCCCGGCGCACGGTGGCCCTCATCAAG AGCGCAGCCTTGGCAGAGCGGGAGAAGGTGAGCCGACTCTTCACCGAGGCTGCGGCCATCCTGCAGGGCTTCCAGACAGAGGTGCTGGGCTTCATCGAGGAGGGGGAGGCCACCATGCTGGGCCGCTCCCAGGGTGACCTGCGGCGCCAGGAGGAACAGCGCAGTAGGCTGAGCCGGGCCCGCCACAACCTCAGTCAGGTCCCCGAGGCCGACTCGGTCAGCTTCCTGCAG GAGCTCCTGGCATTGAGGCTGGCCCTGGAGGAGGGGTGCGGCCCTGGGCCCGGCCCCCCGAGGGAGCTCAGCTTCACAAAATCCTCCCAAGCCGTGCGAGCGGTGAGAGATGTGCTGACGGCGGCCTGTGCCAGCCAGTGGGAGCAGCTGCGGGGGTTGGGCGGTGATGAAGATGAGCTGCAGAAGTTGGGCACGGAAG ATGCCGAGTCCCAAGACCCCGATAGCACCAACAATGTGGAGAGTGAGGCTCCCAGGGATTACTTCCTCAAGT TCGCCTACATCGTGGACCTGGACAGTGACACGGCAGACAAGTACTTGCAGCTGTTTGGGACCAAAGGTGTAAAGAGGGTGCTGTGTCCCATCAACTACCCTGAGTCACCCACCCGCTTCACCCACTGCGAGCAGGTGCTGGGTGAGGGCGCCCTGGACCGGGGCACCTACTACTGGGAGGTAGAGATCATCGACGGCTGGGTCAGCGTGGGGGTCATGGCCGAAGACTTCTCCCCGCAAGAGCCCTACGATCGGGGCCGGCTGGGCCGCAACGCCCATTCCTGCTGCCTGCAGTGGAATGGACGGAGCTTCTCCGTCTGGTTCCACGGGCTCGAGgcgcccctgccccagcccttctCACCCACCGTCGGGATCTGCCTAGAATATGCTGACCGAGCCCTGGCCTTCTACGCCGTGCGGGACGGCAAGATGAACCTGCTTCGGAGGTTGAAGGCCTCCAGGGCCCGCCGGAGCAGCTCCCTGGCCTCCTCCATCGACCCCTTCCAGAGCCGCCTGGATGGCCATTTTGCAGGACTCTTCACTCGCAGGCTCAAGCCTGCTTTCTTCCTGGAGAGTGTGGACGCCCACCTGCAGATCGGGCCTCTCAAGAAGTCCTGCATATCTGTGCTGAAGAGGAGGTGA
- the TRIM47 gene encoding E3 ubiquitin-protein ligase TRIM47 isoform X1, which yields MDGSGPFGCPICLEPLREPVTLPCGHNFCLACLGALWPHRGAGGTGGPGGAARCPLCQEPFPDGLQLRKNHTLSELLQLRQGSGSGSAPGPGPAPAPAPAPAPEPTPPSAPPSAPEPSAPCAPEPWPGGEEPVRCDACPEGAALPAALSCLSCLASFCPAHLGPHDRSPALRGHRLVPPLRRLEESLCPRHLRPLERYCRAERVCLCEACAAQEHRGHELVPLEQERALQEADQSKVLSAVEDRMDELGAGIALSRRTVALIKSAALAEREKVSRLFTEAAAILQGFQTEVLGFIEEGEATMLGRSQGDLRRQEEQRSRLSRARHNLSQVPEADSVSFLQELLALRLALEEGCGPGPGPPRELSFTKSSQAVRAVRDVLTAACASQWEQLRGLGGDEDELQKLGTEADAESQDPDSTNNVESEAPRDYFLKFAYIVDLDSDTADKYLQLFGTKGVKRVLCPINYPESPTRFTHCEQVLGEGALDRGTYYWEVEIIDGWVSVGVMAEDFSPQEPYDRGRLGRNAHSCCLQWNGRSFSVWFHGLEAPLPQPFSPTVGICLEYADRALAFYAVRDGKMNLLRRLKASRARRSSSLASSIDPFQSRLDGHFAGLFTRRLKPAFFLESVDAHLQIGPLKKSCISVLKRR from the exons ATGGACGGCAGCGGGCCCTTCGGCTGCCCCATCTGCCTGGAGCCGCTCCGGGAGCCGGTGACGCTGCCCTGCGGCCACAACTTCTGCCTGGCCTGCCTGGGCGCGCTCTGGCCGCACCGCGGCGCGGGTGGCACCGGCGGGCCCGGAGGCGCGGCCCGCTGCCCGCTGTGCCAGGAGCCCTTCCCCGACGGCCTGCAGCTCCGCAAGAACCACACGCTGTCCGAGCTGCTGCAGCTCCGCcagggctcgggctcgggctccgcgcccgggcccggcccggccccggccccggccccggccccggcccccgagCCCACGCCGCCCAGCGCGCCGCCCAGCGCCCCGGAGCCCTCGGCTCCCTGCGCGCCCGAGCCCTGGCCCGGCGGCGAAGAGCCCGTGCGCTGCGACGCGTGCCCCGAGGGCGCCGCCCTGCCCGCCGCGCTGTCCTGCCTGTCCTGCCTCGCCTCCTTCTGCCCCGCGCACCTGGGCCCGCACGACCGCAGCCCCGCGCTGCGCGGACACCGCCTGGTGCCGCCGCTGCGCCGGCTGGAGGAGAGCCTGTGCCCGCGCCACCTGCGGCCGCTCGAGCGCTACTGCCGCGCCGAGCGCGTGTGCCTGTGCGAGGCCTGCGCCGCCCAGGAGCACCGGGGCCACGAACTCGTGCCGCTGGAGCAGGAGCGCGCGCTCCAGGAG GCGGACCAATCCAAAGTCCTGAGTGCCGTGGAGGATCGCATGGATGAGCTGGGCGCTGGCATTGCACTGTCCCGGCGCACGGTGGCCCTCATCAAG AGCGCAGCCTTGGCAGAGCGGGAGAAGGTGAGCCGACTCTTCACCGAGGCTGCGGCCATCCTGCAGGGCTTCCAGACAGAGGTGCTGGGCTTCATCGAGGAGGGGGAGGCCACCATGCTGGGCCGCTCCCAGGGTGACCTGCGGCGCCAGGAGGAACAGCGCAGTAGGCTGAGCCGGGCCCGCCACAACCTCAGTCAGGTCCCCGAGGCCGACTCGGTCAGCTTCCTGCAG GAGCTCCTGGCATTGAGGCTGGCCCTGGAGGAGGGGTGCGGCCCTGGGCCCGGCCCCCCGAGGGAGCTCAGCTTCACAAAATCCTCCCAAGCCGTGCGAGCGGTGAGAGATGTGCTGACGGCGGCCTGTGCCAGCCAGTGGGAGCAGCTGCGGGGGTTGGGCGGTGATGAAGATGAGCTGCAGAAGTTGGGCACGGAAG CAGATGCCGAGTCCCAAGACCCCGATAGCACCAACAATGTGGAGAGTGAGGCTCCCAGGGATTACTTCCTCAAGT TCGCCTACATCGTGGACCTGGACAGTGACACGGCAGACAAGTACTTGCAGCTGTTTGGGACCAAAGGTGTAAAGAGGGTGCTGTGTCCCATCAACTACCCTGAGTCACCCACCCGCTTCACCCACTGCGAGCAGGTGCTGGGTGAGGGCGCCCTGGACCGGGGCACCTACTACTGGGAGGTAGAGATCATCGACGGCTGGGTCAGCGTGGGGGTCATGGCCGAAGACTTCTCCCCGCAAGAGCCCTACGATCGGGGCCGGCTGGGCCGCAACGCCCATTCCTGCTGCCTGCAGTGGAATGGACGGAGCTTCTCCGTCTGGTTCCACGGGCTCGAGgcgcccctgccccagcccttctCACCCACCGTCGGGATCTGCCTAGAATATGCTGACCGAGCCCTGGCCTTCTACGCCGTGCGGGACGGCAAGATGAACCTGCTTCGGAGGTTGAAGGCCTCCAGGGCCCGCCGGAGCAGCTCCCTGGCCTCCTCCATCGACCCCTTCCAGAGCCGCCTGGATGGCCATTTTGCAGGACTCTTCACTCGCAGGCTCAAGCCTGCTTTCTTCCTGGAGAGTGTGGACGCCCACCTGCAGATCGGGCCTCTCAAGAAGTCCTGCATATCTGTGCTGAAGAGGAGGTGA
- the WBP2 gene encoding WW domain-binding protein 2 isoform X2, giving the protein MALNKNHSEGGGVIVNNTESILMSYDHVELTFNDMKNVPEAFKGTKKGTVYLTPYRVIFLSKGKDAMQSFMMPFYLMKDCEIKQPVFGANYIKGTVKAEAGGGWEGAASYKLTFTAGGAIEFGQRMLQVASQEFYPGPPMMDGAMGYVQPPPPPYPGPMEPPVSGPDVPSTPAAEAKAAEAAASAYYNPGNPHNVYMPTNQPPPPPYYPPEDKKTQ; this is encoded by the exons ATGGCGCTCAACAAGAACCACTCGGAGGGCGGCGGAGTGATCGTCAACAACACCGAGAG CATCCTGATGTCCTATGACCATGTGGAACTTACATTCAATGACATGAAGAACGTGCCTGAGGCCTTCAAAGGGACCAAGAAAGGCACCGTCTACCTTACTCCTTACCGG GTTATCTTTCTGTCCAAAGGAAAGGATGCCATGCAGTCCTTCATGATGCCATTTTATCTGATGAAGGACTGTGAGATCAAGCAGCCTGTGTTTGGTGCAAACTACATCAAGGGAACAGTGAAAGCTGAAGCAGGAG GTGGCTGGGAAGGCGCTGCGTCATACAAGTTGACCTTTACGGCAGGGGGCGCCATCGAGTTTGGACAGCGGATGCTACAGGTGGCATCTCAAG AGTTCTATCCAGGACCTCCCATGATGGATGGGGCCATGGGATATGTGCAGCCTCCACCGCCGCCCTACCCTGGGCCCATGGAGCCTCCGGTCAGCGGCCCTGATGTCCCCTCCACTCCAGCAG CTGAAGCCAAGGCTGCAGAAGCGGCTGCCAGCGCCTATTACAACCCGGGCAACCCACACAATGTCTACATGCCCACG aACCAGCCTCCACCACCTCCCTACTACCCCCCAGAAGATAAGAAGACGCAGTAG
- the WBP2 gene encoding WW domain-binding protein 2 isoform X1 translates to MALNKNHSEGGGVIVNNTESILMSYDHVELTFNDMKNVPEAFKGTKKGTVYLTPYRVIFLSKGKDAMQSFMMPFYLMKDCEIKQPVFGANYIKGTVKAEAGGGWEGAASYKLTFTAGGAIEFGQRMLQVASQASRGEAPNGAYGYSYTPSGAYVFPPPVANGMYPCPPGYPYPPPPPEFYPGPPMMDGAMGYVQPPPPPYPGPMEPPVSGPDVPSTPAAEAKAAEAAASAYYNPGNPHNVYMPTNQPPPPPYYPPEDKKTQ, encoded by the exons ATGGCGCTCAACAAGAACCACTCGGAGGGCGGCGGAGTGATCGTCAACAACACCGAGAG CATCCTGATGTCCTATGACCATGTGGAACTTACATTCAATGACATGAAGAACGTGCCTGAGGCCTTCAAAGGGACCAAGAAAGGCACCGTCTACCTTACTCCTTACCGG GTTATCTTTCTGTCCAAAGGAAAGGATGCCATGCAGTCCTTCATGATGCCATTTTATCTGATGAAGGACTGTGAGATCAAGCAGCCTGTGTTTGGTGCAAACTACATCAAGGGAACAGTGAAAGCTGAAGCAGGAG GTGGCTGGGAAGGCGCTGCGTCATACAAGTTGACCTTTACGGCAGGGGGCGCCATCGAGTTTGGACAGCGGATGCTACAGGTGGCATCTCAAG CCTCCCGAGGTGAAGCCCCCAATGGAGCCTATGGGTATTCTTACACGCCCAGTGGGGCCTATGTCTTTCCCCCGCCAGTCGCCAATGGAATGTACCCCTGCCCTCCTGGCTACCCCTATCCACCGCCCCCACCTG AGTTCTATCCAGGACCTCCCATGATGGATGGGGCCATGGGATATGTGCAGCCTCCACCGCCGCCCTACCCTGGGCCCATGGAGCCTCCGGTCAGCGGCCCTGATGTCCCCTCCACTCCAGCAG CTGAAGCCAAGGCTGCAGAAGCGGCTGCCAGCGCCTATTACAACCCGGGCAACCCACACAATGTCTACATGCCCACG aACCAGCCTCCACCACCTCCCTACTACCCCCCAGAAGATAAGAAGACGCAGTAG